A genomic stretch from Limnohabitans sp. includes:
- the puhA gene encoding photosynthetic reaction center subunit H — translation METGAITQYIDVAQIVLYMFWAFFAGLIYYLLRENHREGYPMDSGRENGPKIEGWPPVPEPKAFKTQDGHSYLSPDLARPDGSYSGQPTHGWNGAPLEPVGDPLLAGVGPGAWAMRADIPDADPHGQPKIVPLRVATDHSVAKQDVDPRGLPVWGADKEIAGTVVELWVDRMEMMFRYAEVQLAGSDKRVLLPMTFARIKKDGTHVQAILAHQFANVPQTKSNEQITLLEEEKITAYYGAGTLYATPERQEPII, via the coding sequence ATGGAAACAGGCGCTATCACACAGTACATCGATGTGGCCCAAATCGTGTTGTACATGTTCTGGGCATTCTTTGCGGGGCTGATTTATTACCTCTTGCGGGAAAACCACCGCGAGGGTTACCCCATGGATTCAGGCCGTGAAAATGGTCCCAAAATCGAAGGCTGGCCGCCCGTGCCCGAGCCCAAGGCCTTCAAGACCCAAGACGGTCACAGCTATTTGTCGCCTGACCTGGCCCGCCCTGACGGCAGCTACAGTGGCCAACCCACTCACGGCTGGAACGGTGCCCCCCTGGAGCCTGTGGGCGACCCCTTGCTCGCGGGCGTGGGGCCTGGTGCATGGGCCATGCGCGCCGACATTCCTGACGCTGACCCGCACGGTCAGCCCAAAATCGTGCCACTGCGTGTGGCCACCGACCACTCGGTCGCCAAGCAAGACGTCGACCCACGCGGTCTGCCAGTTTGGGGAGCAGACAAAGAGATCGCAGGCACCGTGGTCGAACTCTGGGTGGACCGCATGGAAATGATGTTCCGCTACGCTGAAGTGCAACTGGCAGGCTCCGACAAACGCGTCTTGCTGCCCATGACTTTTGCGCGCATCAAGAAAGATGGCACCCATGTGCAAGCCATCCTGGCGCACCAGTTTGCCAACGTGCCACAAACCAAGTCGAACGAACAGATCACCCTGCTCGAAGAAGAAAAGATCACGGCTTATTACGGTGCAGGCACCTTGTACGCGACGCCTGAGCGTCAGGAACCCATCATATGA
- the puhB gene encoding photosynthetic complex putative assembly protein PuhB encodes MKATHEHEWEASPGLPSALPKGERVVWQGAPDWKRLAIHAFHVRKIALYFALMLAVQVINLTAPESGTGWKPLTEVDWKPLVVAASLYALALALLLGSAWMSARSTLYTLTNKRVVMRIGIVLTLTFNLPFKRIAGASLKTQGAGTGDIALALHAEDRIGWFHLWPHQRAWHITKPQPTLRCVPDSQQVGELLLDLWRAERSGQNLQLGDAAVPSHSSAPHQGMLA; translated from the coding sequence ATGAAAGCCACCCACGAACACGAGTGGGAGGCCTCCCCCGGCCTGCCCAGCGCCCTGCCCAAGGGCGAGCGCGTGGTCTGGCAGGGCGCGCCCGACTGGAAACGCCTGGCCATCCACGCGTTTCATGTGCGCAAAATTGCGCTGTACTTCGCGCTGATGCTGGCCGTGCAAGTGATCAACCTGACGGCCCCCGAAAGCGGCACTGGCTGGAAGCCCCTGACAGAAGTCGACTGGAAACCCCTGGTTGTGGCCGCCAGCCTCTACGCCCTGGCCTTGGCCCTGCTCTTGGGCTCGGCCTGGATGTCGGCGCGCAGCACGCTCTACACCCTCACCAACAAGCGTGTGGTCATGCGCATCGGCATCGTGCTCACGCTGACCTTCAACCTGCCCTTCAAACGCATCGCAGGCGCTTCCCTGAAGACCCAAGGCGCAGGCACTGGCGACATCGCGCTGGCTTTGCACGCCGAAGACCGGATCGGCTGGTTCCACCTGTGGCCACACCAACGCGCCTGGCACATCACAAAACCGCAGCCCACTTTGCGCTGCGTGCCTGACAGCCAGCAAGTCGGCGAACTGCTGCTGGACCTGTGGCGTGCCGAGCGTTCGGGACAAAACTTGCAGCTGGGCGATGCGGCGGTCCCAAGCCACTCCTCGGCACCTCACCAAGGCATGCTGGCATGA
- the puhC gene encoding photosynthetic complex assembly protein PuhC, producing the protein MNTLPKHDWQPSRPATHTQGLNRPMAWIGVMLLAMLVAVGLARWSGLDPRTPDAAVQWQRDLQFTDLPGGDIAVLDHRTGQKVAVFSGEQGFLRSTLRALARERQRESLGKEAPFLLIGRADGRLTLQDPSTGQRIDLESFGPSNAAVFASLRLAGQDTTPTNAPR; encoded by the coding sequence ATGAACACCCTGCCCAAGCACGACTGGCAACCCAGCCGACCAGCCACTCATACCCAGGGCCTGAACCGGCCCATGGCCTGGATCGGGGTGATGCTGCTGGCCATGCTTGTGGCCGTGGGCCTGGCCCGCTGGTCGGGTCTGGACCCGCGCACGCCCGACGCCGCCGTGCAGTGGCAGCGCGACCTGCAATTCACAGACTTGCCGGGCGGCGACATCGCCGTGCTGGACCACCGCACCGGCCAAAAAGTGGCCGTGTTTTCTGGCGAGCAAGGTTTTTTGCGCAGCACCTTGCGCGCACTGGCCCGTGAACGCCAGCGCGAAAGTCTGGGCAAAGAAGCCCCCTTTTTATTGATCGGTCGCGCTGACGGCCGACTGACCCTGCAAGACCCCAGCACCGGCCAGCGCATTGACCTGGAGTCGTTTGGCCCCAGCAACGCGGCCGTGTTTGCCAGCCTGCGACTGGCAGGGCAAGACACCACGCCTACAAACGCGCCCCGCTGA
- the acsF gene encoding magnesium-protoporphyrin IX monomethyl ester (oxidative) cyclase, with amino-acid sequence MTATAVHTIETAEDANKKAVHDDMISPRFYTTDFAAMDRINIEPVRAEWDKMMAEYEGDNNHDHFQRDEAFAGEVAAGMASLSPEMRQEFMDFLVSSLTSEFSGCVLYNEIRKNVTNPDIKQLMTYLARDESRHAGFINLSLRDFNLGIDLGNLKRTKKYTFFKPKYIYYATYLSEKIGYARYITIFRQLEKHPEKRFHPIFRWFELWCNDEFRHGESFALIMRANPKLLSGGNKLWIRFFLLAVYATMYVRDHTRPMLHEAMGLDSSEYDYQVFRITTEITKQVFPLALDTDHPDFRRGLERLFALSQAMEKAKARGGLVGKLQQSLCAIKAAATFARLYFMPVIEQDLSPQVRMEPAW; translated from the coding sequence ATGACCGCCACCGCTGTCCACACCATCGAAACCGCTGAAGACGCCAACAAAAAAGCCGTGCACGACGACATGATCAGCCCGCGCTTTTACACCACCGACTTTGCGGCCATGGACCGCATCAACATCGAGCCGGTGCGCGCCGAGTGGGACAAGATGATGGCCGAGTACGAGGGCGACAACAACCACGACCACTTCCAGCGCGACGAAGCCTTTGCAGGCGAAGTGGCAGCAGGCATGGCCAGCCTCTCTCCCGAGATGCGCCAGGAGTTCATGGACTTTTTGGTCAGCTCACTCACTTCGGAATTTTCTGGCTGTGTGCTCTACAACGAAATCCGCAAGAACGTCACCAACCCCGACATCAAGCAGCTGATGACCTATCTGGCCCGGGACGAATCGCGCCATGCGGGCTTCATCAACCTGTCGCTGCGCGACTTCAACCTGGGCATCGACCTGGGCAACTTGAAGCGCACCAAGAAATACACTTTCTTCAAGCCCAAATACATTTACTACGCGACCTACCTGTCCGAAAAAATCGGCTACGCGCGCTACATCACCATCTTCCGCCAGCTCGAAAAGCACCCCGAAAAACGCTTCCACCCCATCTTTCGCTGGTTTGAGTTGTGGTGCAACGACGAGTTCCGCCACGGCGAATCGTTTGCCCTGATCATGCGGGCCAACCCCAAGCTGCTGAGCGGCGGCAACAAGCTGTGGATTCGCTTCTTCTTGCTGGCTGTGTACGCTACCATGTACGTGCGCGACCACACCCGCCCCATGCTGCACGAGGCCATGGGACTCGACTCCAGCGAATACGACTACCAGGTGTTTCGCATCACCACCGAGATCACCAAGCAGGTGTTCCCTCTGGCGCTGGACACCGACCACCCTGACTTTCGCCGCGGCCTTGAGCGTCTGTTTGCCCTTTCACAAGCCATGGAAAAAGCCAAGGCACGCGGCGGCTTGGTGGGCAAGCTGCAGCAGAGCCTGTGCGCCATCAAGGCAGCAGCCACATTTGCGCGGCTGTACTTCATGCCCGTGATTGAGCAAGACCTGTCGCCCCAGGTCCGCATGGAACCGGCATGGTGA
- the puhE gene encoding putative photosynthetic complex assembly protein PuhE, with amino-acid sequence MVTEVIWACVFTALCWWLGTGVILWLDRLPVRSFRFSLAGWTVLLALSFWGVAHSMQEVSVFNAYLAFGSVILMWGWHELAFLTGWITGPRKTPLDAGTTGWPRFVQSVQVMLYHELALLANFAVLWWMQEGQASHVAICTYALLWCMRLSAKLNLFFGVPQNGAQYLPTHLQYLASYFRTRDMTAWFVLSMGVAMGTWFWLVWLAQQGAVAITTGWVMLATLLGLAIVEHLIMIFPWPLERLWGWAMGQTTKPALTSPP; translated from the coding sequence ATGGTGACTGAAGTCATCTGGGCCTGCGTTTTCACGGCCCTGTGCTGGTGGCTCGGCACGGGTGTGATTTTGTGGCTCGACCGGCTGCCTGTGCGCAGCTTCCGTTTCAGCCTGGCGGGTTGGACGGTGCTTTTGGCTTTGAGTTTTTGGGGCGTGGCCCACAGCATGCAAGAGGTCAGCGTGTTCAACGCCTACCTCGCCTTTGGAAGTGTCATCCTCATGTGGGGCTGGCACGAATTGGCCTTTCTCACCGGCTGGATCACCGGCCCGCGCAAAACCCCGCTGGATGCGGGCACCACGGGTTGGCCACGATTTGTGCAGTCGGTGCAGGTCATGCTCTACCACGAGCTGGCCTTGCTGGCCAACTTTGCCGTACTGTGGTGGATGCAAGAGGGGCAAGCCAGCCATGTGGCCATTTGCACCTATGCGCTGCTGTGGTGCATGCGCCTGTCGGCCAAGCTCAATTTGTTTTTTGGCGTGCCGCAAAACGGCGCGCAATACCTGCCCACTCACCTGCAATACCTGGCCAGCTATTTCCGCACCCGCGACATGACGGCCTGGTTTGTGCTGTCCATGGGCGTGGCCATGGGCACCTGGTTCTGGCTGGTGTGGCTGGCGCAACAAGGGGCTGTGGCCATCACCACCGGCTGGGTCATGCTCGCCACGCTGCTGGGGCTGGCGATTGTGGAACACCTCATCATGATTTTTCCGTGGCCGCTGGAGCGGTTGTGGGGTTGGGCCATGGGCCAGACCACCAAACCGGCTTTGACCTCGCCCCCCTGA
- a CDS encoding phytoene desaturase — protein sequence MNAYTSDGFTPPGSAQSPPLTRGSQRPMAVVIGSGFGGLAAAIRLSVKGYQVKVFEKLDAPGGRAYVHHQDGFTFDAGPTIITAPFLLEELWALCGKRFADDVTLVAMDPFYRVRFSDGTWFDYNGDPEHMRAEVARFEPNDLPGYERFLAEAERCKTLGFEGMGDMAFDKVSDLVAAIPDFMRMGAWRSLYSLVAKHMRNDKLRTVMSFHPLLIGGNPFAVTCAYALINSLERTWGVHSAMGGTGAIVRGLVGLLQERGVQLRCNAPVTQIRIENGHACGVELQNGEFIAADIVVSNGDTAWTYKNLVAPEHRRVWTDRKIAQGKYSMGLFVWYFGTSRQYKEVPHHMMVLGPRYKGLLQDIFKKHKLAEDFSLYLHRPTATDPSLAPEGCDSFYVLSPVPHLDSGTDWPAFAETYRAAIAESLEASVLPGLREHIVTSKVTTPQDFHDNLWSYKGAGFGLEPLLLQSAWFRPHNRSEDIPGLFVVGASTHPGAGVPGVLMSAKALETVVPHVNA from the coding sequence ATGAACGCATACACCTCCGACGGCTTTACCCCACCCGGCAGCGCCCAGAGCCCCCCCCTCACAAGAGGCTCGCAGCGGCCCATGGCGGTGGTCATTGGCAGCGGCTTTGGCGGGCTGGCTGCGGCGATCCGGCTGAGCGTCAAGGGATATCAGGTCAAGGTCTTTGAAAAGCTCGACGCCCCCGGTGGCCGCGCCTATGTGCACCACCAGGACGGCTTCACCTTTGATGCAGGGCCCACCATCATCACCGCACCGTTTTTGCTCGAAGAACTCTGGGCCTTGTGCGGCAAGCGCTTTGCCGACGATGTGACGCTGGTGGCCATGGACCCCTTTTACCGCGTGCGGTTTTCTGATGGAACCTGGTTCGACTACAACGGCGACCCCGAACACATGCGCGCCGAAGTGGCGCGCTTTGAGCCGAACGACCTGCCTGGTTACGAACGCTTTTTAGCGGAAGCCGAGCGCTGCAAGACCCTGGGCTTTGAGGGCATGGGCGACATGGCCTTTGACAAGGTCAGCGATCTAGTGGCCGCCATCCCCGACTTCATGCGCATGGGCGCCTGGCGCAGCCTGTACAGCCTGGTGGCCAAACACATGCGCAACGACAAGCTGCGCACCGTGATGAGCTTTCACCCCTTGCTGATCGGCGGCAACCCCTTTGCCGTGACCTGTGCTTATGCGCTCATCAACTCACTGGAACGCACCTGGGGTGTTCACTCGGCCATGGGAGGCACCGGAGCCATCGTGCGCGGTCTGGTGGGCCTGCTGCAAGAGCGCGGTGTGCAACTGCGCTGCAATGCGCCCGTCACGCAAATCCGCATCGAAAACGGCCACGCCTGTGGCGTCGAATTGCAAAACGGCGAGTTCATCGCCGCCGACATCGTGGTGAGCAATGGCGACACCGCCTGGACTTATAAAAACCTGGTGGCACCAGAGCATCGCCGCGTCTGGACTGACCGCAAGATTGCTCAAGGTAAATACTCCATGGGCCTGTTCGTTTGGTACTTCGGCACCTCGCGCCAATACAAGGAAGTGCCGCACCACATGATGGTGCTGGGCCCACGCTACAAGGGCTTGCTGCAAGACATCTTCAAGAAACACAAACTGGCCGAAGACTTCAGCCTGTATTTGCACCGCCCCACCGCCACCGACCCATCGCTCGCGCCCGAGGGCTGCGACAGCTTTTATGTGCTCTCGCCCGTGCCGCACCTGGACAGCGGCACCGACTGGCCCGCCTTTGCCGAGACCTACCGCGCCGCCATTGCCGAAAGCCTGGAGGCCAGCGTACTGCCGGGTTTGCGCGAACACATCGTGACCAGCAAAGTCACCACGCCGCAAGATTTTCACGATAATTTGTGGTCCTACAAAGGCGCAGGCTTTGGCCTGGAGCCGCTGCTGCTGCAAAGCGCCTGGTTTCGCCCACACAACCGCAGTGAAGACATTCCCGGCCTGTTCGTGGTGGGGGCCAGTACGCATCCAGGTGCTGGCGTGCCCGGCGTATTGATGTCTGCCAAAGCTTTGGAAACGGTGGTCCCCCATGTCAACGCCTGA
- a CDS encoding phytoene/squalene synthase family protein, translating to MSTPEHPTSALEQPVAPRSPAELNFDSQDLQACVAMMQGGSKTFFAASRLLPLRVRTAAIALYAFCRVADDLVDEAVAGDTPLDALQNRLDAIYALTPHDHVEDHALSLVVQQHKLPRHLLDALIEGFAWDAGGRTYDSIEDLHAYAARVAGSVGAMMSWIMGPQSMDTLARACELGVAMQLTNIARDVGHDASIGRLYLPRRWLIEAGVNPETWSADPCFTPAIAQVIERLLEEADRLYKQAHSGIAALPPDCRAAICAASMIYAEIGHQLRREGLDSVNKRTVVSTTRKLMLLASAWTQVHWIRVSDRTPEPLAAIVGLVQGCQAATQQTGNKAYFPNRAMPQRVAWMLNLFERRETERLDRNALRQTP from the coding sequence ATGTCAACGCCTGAACACCCCACCTCAGCACTGGAGCAACCCGTGGCCCCACGCTCACCCGCCGAGCTGAACTTTGACTCGCAAGACCTGCAAGCTTGTGTGGCCATGATGCAAGGCGGCTCCAAAACCTTTTTTGCCGCCAGCCGCTTGCTGCCGCTCCGTGTGCGCACCGCTGCCATTGCGCTCTATGCCTTTTGCCGCGTGGCCGACGACCTGGTCGACGAAGCGGTGGCGGGTGACACACCGCTCGACGCGCTACAAAACCGCCTGGACGCGATTTATGCACTCACCCCGCACGATCACGTCGAAGACCACGCCCTGAGCCTGGTGGTACAGCAACACAAATTGCCGCGCCACCTGCTCGACGCACTGATCGAAGGCTTTGCCTGGGACGCTGGCGGTCGCACTTACGACAGCATCGAAGACCTGCACGCCTATGCCGCCAGAGTGGCCGGCAGCGTGGGCGCGATGATGAGCTGGATCATGGGACCGCAAAGCATGGATACGCTGGCCCGCGCTTGCGAGCTGGGCGTGGCCATGCAACTGACCAACATCGCCCGTGACGTGGGCCACGACGCCAGCATCGGGCGCCTGTACCTGCCGCGCCGCTGGCTGATCGAAGCGGGCGTCAACCCGGAAACCTGGAGCGCAGACCCCTGCTTCACCCCGGCCATTGCACAGGTCATTGAGCGCTTGCTGGAAGAAGCCGACCGCCTTTACAAACAAGCGCACTCGGGTATCGCCGCCTTGCCGCCTGACTGCCGCGCCGCCATTTGCGCGGCCAGCATGATCTACGCCGAGATTGGCCACCAACTGCGCCGGGAAGGCCTGGACTCGGTCAACAAACGCACCGTGGTCAGCACCACGCGCAAACTCATGCTGTTGGCCAGCGCCTGGACCCAGGTGCACTGGATCCGCGTGAGCGACCGCACCCCAGAGCCACTGGCGGCCATCGTTGGGCTGGTGCAAGGCTGCCAAGCTGCGACGCAGCAAACCGGCAACAAAGCCTACTTTCCCAACCGCGCCATGCCCCAGCGCGTGGCCTGGATGCTCAACCTGTTTGAGCGCCGCGAAACCGAGCGCCTGGACCGCAACGCGTTGCGCCAAACACCATGA
- a CDS encoding BLUF domain-containing protein, translating to MRVPSHTINVRLLYVSRAVGPQTTTMTTTILAQAQAHNPVQGITGVLCQGQGFFFQVLEGERSRVNALYRRISADIRHRDVEILHYEEIHERRFGQWSMALVHLSVDDPMVRLHHPDFDPYSATGAQVMQQVMDLLETGQPIRLPAG from the coding sequence ATGAGGGTGCCCAGCCACACCATCAACGTGCGGCTGCTGTACGTGAGCCGCGCCGTTGGCCCGCAAACCACCACCATGACGACGACCATCCTGGCACAAGCGCAAGCCCACAACCCCGTGCAGGGCATCACCGGCGTGTTGTGCCAAGGACAAGGTTTTTTCTTTCAGGTCCTCGAAGGCGAGCGCAGCCGCGTCAATGCCCTGTACCGCCGCATCAGCGCCGACATCCGCCACCGCGACGTGGAAATCCTGCACTACGAAGAAATCCACGAACGCCGCTTTGGCCAATGGTCCATGGCACTCGTGCACCTGTCGGTGGACGACCCCATGGTCCGGCTGCACCACCCCGACTTTGACCCCTATTCGGCCACTGGCGCGCAGGTCATGCAGCAGGTGATGGATTTGCTGGAGACCGGTCAGCCGATTCGGTTGCCTGCGGGTTGA
- a CDS encoding flavin reductase family protein produces the protein MTEVDFDQISSYQRYKLMASLIVPRPIALVTTLGANGVVNAAPFSMFNMIGEDPPILMISINRLQDGRLKDTAANILHNGQFVVHMSDEAMAQKMHDCGESLPSDVSELTAVGLTPVPSHTVAPPRIQQAPIAFECVLHEKLETPSRYVFIGRIQWLAARDGLIDTEAWRVNLRDYKPVARFGASFYTRTEDRFSLSDKAGEAPSVNTAIDQM, from the coding sequence ATGACCGAAGTCGACTTTGACCAGATCAGCAGTTATCAGCGCTACAAGCTCATGGCCAGTCTGATCGTGCCCCGCCCCATTGCTTTGGTGACCACGCTAGGGGCTAATGGGGTGGTCAATGCGGCGCCGTTCTCCATGTTCAACATGATCGGGGAAGACCCGCCCATCCTGATGATCAGCATCAACAGACTGCAGGACGGCCGGCTCAAGGATACGGCCGCCAACATCCTGCACAACGGCCAATTTGTGGTGCACATGTCTGACGAAGCCATGGCGCAGAAGATGCACGATTGCGGCGAATCATTGCCGTCCGATGTGAGCGAATTGACCGCCGTGGGCTTGACGCCTGTGCCCTCGCACACCGTTGCTCCGCCGCGCATCCAGCAAGCGCCTATTGCGTTTGAGTGCGTGCTGCACGAAAAGCTCGAAACTCCCAGCCGCTACGTTTTCATTGGCCGCATCCAGTGGCTGGCTGCGCGTGATGGGCTGATCGACACCGAAGCCTGGCGTGTCAACCTGCGCGATTACAAACCGGTGGCCCGATTTGGTGCGAGTTTTTACACCCGCACCGAAGACCGGTTTTCACTGTCGGACAAGGCGGGGGAAGCGCCGTCGGTGAATACGGCGATTGATCAGATGTGA